One region of Brachyhypopomus gauderio isolate BG-103 chromosome 9, BGAUD_0.2, whole genome shotgun sequence genomic DNA includes:
- the LOC143522575 gene encoding TOG array regulator of axonemal microtubules protein 2-like encodes MLSKHDCKVNLYALEALQKIITLLRDNLVQVVYILVPAIVDNHLNSKNNAIYMATIGAIQALINNLELVRELYPCKPQLVEQKVLPLLWYLLGTSSNSGTVHGRGGSVRGATVHLCQALHAHMGPALLDCAASQPSNIRKSLREFVKNLPIN; translated from the exons atgctttcaaagcacgactgcaaggttaacctctatgccttggaggccttacagaagataatcacactgctcagagacaacctggtccaagtggtctacatcttagtcccagctatagtggacaatcacctcaactccaagaataacgccatctacatggcaacaataggtgccattcaagctctcatcaataaccttg agctggttagggaactctacccctgcaagccacaactggttgagcagaaggtgcttcctctgctctggtacctcctggggacctccagcaacagtggtacggtccacgggaggggtggaagcgtgagaggggccactgtccacctatgccaagcccttcatgcccacatgggtccggcgctgctggactgcgctgcttcccaaccttccaatatccgcaagagcctaagagagtttgtgaagaacctcccgatcaactga